The following are encoded together in the Thermoplasmata archaeon genome:
- the argF gene encoding ornithine carbamoyltransferase, with the protein DMKDEWPDLVDLALKLKAERGHHGDPLKGKSLGMIFEKPSTRTRISFDVAITELGGHAVYLDESKMQIGVHSETMEDTARVMSRFVHGIMYRANDYKMMDKLGDWSSVPVISGLDNLEHPCQALADMVTIKEKLGGFRGKKLVYLGDGNNVCNSLLYACAIMGIDMVACCPAIRMPNAEIMWNATKIAEANGSKIIASHEPEEACKDADVLYTDTWISMGDTTSEEEAIRIFKPYQINDDLIALAKPSCIVMHCLPAHRGQEITNEVMEGPHSVVFDQAENRLHAQKAVLYALMKE; encoded by the coding sequence GACATGAAGGACGAATGGCCCGACCTTGTCGATCTCGCACTGAAACTCAAGGCAGAACGCGGACATCACGGGGATCCCCTCAAGGGAAAATCGCTTGGAATGATCTTTGAGAAGCCTAGCACCAGAACTAGGATCTCGTTCGATGTCGCCATCACTGAGCTGGGAGGACACGCAGTCTATCTCGACGAGTCCAAGATGCAGATCGGTGTCCACAGCGAGACCATGGAGGACACGGCCCGTGTAATGAGCCGCTTCGTCCACGGAATAATGTACCGCGCAAACGACTACAAGATGATGGACAAGCTCGGAGATTGGTCATCTGTACCCGTAATCAGCGGTCTCGACAATCTCGAGCATCCCTGTCAGGCACTTGCCGACATGGTCACAATCAAGGAGAAGCTCGGAGGATTCAGGGGAAAGAAGCTCGTCTACCTCGGAGATGGAAACAATGTCTGCAACTCTCTGCTCTACGCCTGCGCCATCATGGGGATCGACATGGTAGCATGCTGTCCTGCGATCAGGATGCCCAACGCTGAGATCATGTGGAACGCTACCAAGATAGCAGAGGCAAACGGAAGCAAGATCATCGCATCGCACGAGCCCGAAGAGGCATGTAAGGATGCGGACGTTCTCTACACAGACACATGGATCTCCATGGGAGACACCACTTCTGAGGAAGAGGCCATCAGGATTTTCAAGCCTTACCAGATTAATGACGACCTCATCGCATTGGCCAAACCGTCATGCATTGTCATGCACTGTCTTCCCGCACACCGCGGACAGGAGATCACCAACGAAGTCATGGAAGGCCCTCACAGCGTGGTGTTCGACCAGGCAGAGAACAGGCTCCATGCCCAGAAGGCAGTTCTGTACGCTCTAATGAAAGAGTGA
- a CDS encoding DHH family phosphoesterase, with the protein MQATDGDLGRLQKDLATAAAGLRKAKSVLIVSHIDADGISAGAIATMTVDRLGIDHRTVFIPKITAESIEMINTAPEDYVWICDLGSGYLSEFSRSNLIITDHHVPDPKWRKKQTVLDSFVDIDHLNPHVYGHDGSYEVCGAGMTYLLSKAVDANNIDLAYLAVVGAVGDFQDTNYSKLVSINRDILNDAVSAGDVIVEDDLRMFGRETRPLVQFFQYCNEPRLQGLTDNAPGCMDMLEFLNIPLKQDGRMRVWNDLSREEKERVIDQVLELLPVEEQKRAYGEMYTLPKFDRGTGLGDAKEYATVLNSCGRYDDAETGMRICFGEPEALKDAEKNRSDHRRHISSALSYVKDNHLLRERKYIQYFDAGSNIRDTVVGIVAGMLLNSPECRRGIPIIAFVDTDDGVKVSARADRSLVDRGLDLSVVMKTAAELVGGYGGGHSVAAGATIPAEKKEEFLGIAEDIVSSQLL; encoded by the coding sequence ATGCAGGCTACAGATGGTGACCTAGGCCGTTTGCAGAAGGATCTAGCGACCGCTGCAGCGGGGCTCAGAAAGGCCAAAAGCGTACTCATCGTCTCCCACATAGATGCAGATGGCATCAGTGCCGGTGCCATCGCGACGATGACCGTTGACCGCCTCGGGATCGATCACCGTACCGTCTTCATCCCCAAGATCACTGCCGAGAGCATCGAAATGATCAATACCGCACCAGAGGATTACGTTTGGATATGCGATCTCGGCAGCGGGTATCTTTCCGAGTTCTCAAGATCCAATCTGATTATCACGGACCACCACGTCCCCGATCCAAAATGGAGGAAGAAACAGACTGTCCTGGACAGCTTCGTGGATATCGATCATCTTAACCCGCATGTTTACGGACATGACGGCTCCTACGAGGTATGCGGAGCTGGAATGACCTACCTGCTGTCCAAAGCGGTGGACGCTAACAACATAGACCTGGCCTATCTTGCAGTCGTCGGTGCCGTGGGCGATTTCCAGGATACGAACTACTCGAAACTTGTCAGCATCAACCGCGACATCCTAAACGATGCCGTATCTGCAGGCGATGTCATAGTAGAAGACGATCTGCGCATGTTCGGCAGAGAAACGCGCCCTCTGGTCCAATTCTTCCAATACTGCAACGAGCCCCGTTTGCAAGGACTTACTGACAATGCACCGGGGTGCATGGACATGTTAGAATTCCTCAACATCCCCTTGAAACAAGACGGCAGGATGAGAGTGTGGAACGACCTCAGTCGTGAAGAGAAGGAGCGCGTCATCGACCAAGTCTTGGAGCTGCTTCCGGTTGAGGAACAGAAAAGAGCATATGGCGAGATGTACACCCTGCCCAAGTTCGACAGAGGGACGGGCCTCGGGGATGCCAAGGAATATGCTACAGTGCTGAACTCATGCGGAAGATATGACGATGCCGAAACTGGCATGAGGATATGCTTCGGAGAACCTGAAGCGCTCAAAGACGCCGAGAAGAACCGTTCAGACCACAGGCGCCACATATCTTCTGCGCTCTCATATGTCAAGGACAATCACCTTCTCAGAGAGAGGAAGTACATCCAGTATTTCGATGCAGGGAGCAACATCCGCGACACCGTGGTCGGGATTGTCGCAGGTATGCTGCTGAATTCGCCGGAATGCAGGAGGGGGATACCCATCATTGCATTCGTGGATACCGATGACGGGGTGAAGGTGTCGGCCCGTGCGGACAGGAGCCTGGTGGACAGGGGACTGGACCTGTCGGTGGTCATGAAGACCGCAGCGGAACTTGTAGGCGGATACGGCGGCGGACATAGCGTAGCCGCGGGTGCGACGATCCCTGCAGAGAAGAAAGAGGAGTTCCTCGGCATAGCCGAGGATATTGTCTCCTCGCAATTGTTGTAA
- a CDS encoding exonuclease, translating into MMIEHTFQMLPSFGAKKEKNLWESGILNWDDFLLADSIGCVKPSLKEKSDPIIMQASEMLKDEDAYGLSELIPKSEHWRMYDRFKDDAAYLDIETDGLSRDALVTVVTVHRKNKTYTLTEGFDLDSESLSDALDGSKLLVTFNGSCFDVPVLRNSFPEVDFDIPQYDLRFASRKVGFKGGLKPLEIELGIHRSEDIIDVDGAMAVHLWHQWKRHGDEDALNILQEYNRADTINLEYIAGVIYGKLVTEHAGYRW; encoded by the coding sequence ATGATGATCGAACATACTTTCCAGATGCTGCCTTCATTCGGTGCGAAGAAGGAGAAAAATCTGTGGGAATCAGGCATCCTGAATTGGGATGATTTCCTTTTAGCGGACAGCATCGGTTGCGTGAAACCATCACTCAAAGAGAAGTCGGACCCGATCATCATGCAGGCATCTGAGATGCTCAAGGACGAGGATGCATACGGGCTGTCCGAACTGATCCCCAAATCCGAACACTGGAGAATGTACGATCGTTTCAAGGATGATGCGGCATACCTCGATATCGAGACCGACGGCCTCAGCAGAGACGCTCTGGTTACGGTCGTAACTGTACATAGGAAGAATAAGACGTACACGCTTACTGAAGGGTTCGATCTCGATTCAGAATCTTTGTCCGATGCCCTGGACGGCAGCAAACTGCTTGTGACGTTCAACGGAAGCTGCTTCGATGTGCCTGTACTGAGAAACAGTTTCCCGGAAGTGGATTTTGATATCCCTCAGTATGACCTTCGCTTCGCATCAAGGAAGGTGGGTTTCAAAGGCGGGCTTAAACCGCTAGAGATAGAGCTGGGCATCCATAGGTCAGAGGATATTATCGATGTTGACGGTGCGATGGCGGTTCACCTGTGGCATCAGTGGAAAAGGCATGGAGACGAGGATGCGTTGAACATCCTACAGGAGTACAACCGTGCCGATACAATCAATCTAGAATACATAGCCGGAGTGATATACGGCAAGCTGGTGACGGAACATGCAGGCTACAGATGGTGA
- a CDS encoding metallophosphoesterase has translation MKAASGKYVRSSSDLMKNQFYMANGLGKTMREKRILPGVRITSDRCLVLDDGPTVVLGDLHLGYERALEQEGMYLPRINTDSIRESLNTILSRYEPTRVVLLGDIKHDFKHAGFEEKREVRKVFSLLAEAAQVVAVKGNHDNYLQNIVSDLGFLVVDHIDIMGFRLEHGHIDSGKRPVIIGHEHPSVRIPGAVGGGLKIQCFVHAEKDGVIVLPPFSPFASGNDLVPDKDCVMADALKKSDYANAHIYGVTDMGLMDLGVLSDISDVTI, from the coding sequence ATGAAGGCAGCATCTGGAAAGTATGTTCGATCATCATCCGACCTTATGAAAAACCAATTTTATATGGCTAACGGATTGGGGAAAACCATGAGAGAGAAGAGGATTCTGCCGGGTGTTAGGATTACCAGCGACCGGTGTCTCGTTCTCGATGATGGGCCCACCGTGGTCCTTGGAGATCTCCATTTAGGCTACGAACGTGCTCTGGAGCAGGAAGGTATGTACCTGCCCAGGATCAATACAGATTCCATACGCGAGTCGCTCAACACCATACTCTCCCGCTATGAACCCACAAGAGTCGTCCTATTAGGAGACATAAAGCACGATTTCAAACATGCGGGATTCGAGGAGAAGAGGGAGGTCAGGAAGGTGTTCTCACTCCTGGCAGAAGCGGCACAGGTCGTGGCTGTCAAAGGTAACCACGACAACTATCTGCAGAACATCGTCTCCGATCTAGGCTTCTTGGTCGTCGACCACATAGACATCATGGGCTTTAGATTGGAGCATGGCCACATAGATTCAGGCAAAAGACCGGTCATCATAGGTCATGAGCACCCTTCTGTAAGGATCCCGGGAGCAGTTGGCGGAGGTCTTAAGATACAATGTTTTGTCCACGCAGAGAAGGATGGAGTGATAGTACTTCCACCGTTCTCGCCTTTTGCATCTGGAAACGATCTAGTTCCCGACAAGGATTGTGTGATGGCTGATGCTCTGAAGAAATCCGATTATGCGAACGCACACATATACGGTGTAACCGACATGGGTTTGATGGACCTAGGAGTGCTTTCGGACATCTCCGACGTAACAATCTAA
- a CDS encoding MtaA/CmuA family methyltransferase, whose protein sequence is MTPRERVLAALKQESLDRPPVAVFTQSATLAQMDAVGAAWPDAHKDADLMAKLAAAQADYNGAEAVRAAFCLTAETEALGAKVAVDKKDAAPMIKEHPLHFDAMMGEYDDPSQLISPEEMINTGRPKVVIEAVKKLKASHGDNYAVVAGNTGVITLTGNLVNTENIIFGILMAPDEVQKWLNFMTPYVRTYTEALWAAGADCVQCSEPTGSTDMLAPDMFNDYVGQHISPALKPGQDKYSILHICGNTEPILEMMVGTGVTGISIEEKVEPEVACGKVGGKTCMVGNVGSVMPLFQGTPEQVKEAALRSAKAGFNIISSGCGIAPATPNDNFNAMVQAIKGMSN, encoded by the coding sequence ATGACACCTAGAGAGAGAGTACTTGCTGCACTGAAACAGGAGTCCCTTGACAGACCCCCAGTCGCAGTATTCACACAGTCAGCAACACTTGCACAGATGGATGCCGTCGGAGCAGCCTGGCCTGACGCCCACAAGGACGCAGACCTCATGGCAAAGCTCGCAGCAGCACAGGCAGACTACAACGGTGCAGAGGCAGTCAGGGCAGCATTCTGTCTGACAGCCGAGACCGAGGCTCTTGGAGCAAAGGTTGCAGTCGACAAGAAGGACGCAGCACCCATGATCAAGGAGCACCCCCTGCACTTTGATGCAATGATGGGCGAGTACGACGACCCCAGCCAGCTCATATCCCCTGAGGAGATGATCAACACTGGAAGGCCCAAAGTCGTTATTGAAGCCGTCAAGAAGCTGAAGGCATCCCACGGAGACAACTACGCAGTTGTCGCAGGAAACACCGGAGTCATCACACTCACCGGAAACCTGGTCAACACAGAGAACATCATCTTCGGAATCCTTATGGCACCCGATGAGGTTCAGAAGTGGCTCAACTTCATGACCCCCTACGTAAGAACCTACACAGAGGCACTTTGGGCAGCTGGAGCAGACTGTGTACAGTGTTCCGAGCCTACCGGATCCACCGACATGCTCGCACCCGACATGTTCAACGACTACGTCGGACAGCACATCAGCCCCGCACTCAAGCCTGGACAGGACAAATACTCCATCCTCCACATCTGCGGTAACACCGAGCCCATCCTCGAGATGATGGTCGGCACCGGCGTCACTGGAATCTCCATCGAGGAGAAGGTCGAGCCCGAAGTCGCATGCGGAAAGGTCGGCGGAAAGACCTGTATGGTCGGAAACGTCGGATCAGTTATGCCTCTGTTCCAGGGAACACCCGAGCAGGTTAAGGAGGCAGCACTCCGCTCCGCAAAGGCAGGATTCAACATCATCTCTTCTGGATGCGGTATCGCACCTGCAACCCCCAACGATAACTTCAACGCAATGGTTCAGGCTATCAAGGGAATGTCCAACTGA